Proteins encoded in a region of the Methanobacterium petrolearium genome:
- a CDS encoding DUF6282 family protein → MHIHTNPDVKPRLLDDYEAALDAKKSGMKAIVLKSHVESTVGRAYLVRRLTGFPVWGGVTLNLPAGGLNQDAVRTAALMGGKIVWLPTIHHHDIRIEQEPLQDILHHVKEHNLVLATGHLKPPDIFCVLDECRSIGVEKILINHPLTSVVGASLDEQKEMARQAYLEHCWVATMPQHDRLDPLIMVETIKEVGSKHCILATDFGQKHNPSPVLGMQMMINSMLKHGISWREITIMCQDNPEKLLF, encoded by the coding sequence ATGCATATCCACACCAACCCTGATGTAAAACCAAGGCTCTTAGATGATTATGAAGCAGCTCTGGACGCTAAAAAAAGTGGAATGAAGGCCATTGTACTTAAATCCCATGTAGAATCCACTGTTGGCAGGGCTTACCTGGTGCGTAGATTAACCGGGTTCCCGGTTTGGGGTGGTGTCACACTAAACCTTCCTGCGGGTGGATTAAACCAGGATGCAGTTAGGACCGCTGCTTTGATGGGTGGTAAAATAGTCTGGTTACCCACCATCCACCATCATGATATTAGAATAGAACAAGAACCCTTGCAGGATATATTACATCATGTAAAGGAACATAATCTGGTTCTGGCCACAGGCCATTTAAAACCACCGGACATATTCTGTGTTTTGGATGAGTGCCGCAGTATAGGTGTAGAAAAAATATTGATAAACCATCCCCTTACCAGTGTGGTGGGAGCATCTCTGGATGAACAAAAAGAAATGGCTCGTCAAGCATACCTGGAGCACTGCTGGGTAGCCACCATGCCGCAACATGATAGACTCGACCCTCTGATTATGGTAGAGACCATAAAGGAAGTGGGAAGCAAACATTGCATCCTGGCCACAGATTTCGGCCAGAAACACAATCCCAGCCCAGTACTGGGGATGCAGATGATGATTAACAGTATGTTAAAACATGGGATTTCCTGGAGAGAAATAACCATTATGTGCCAGGATAATCCCGAGAAACTCTTATTTTAA
- a CDS encoding FumA C-terminus/TtdB family hydratase beta subunit has protein sequence MIFNLKTPLNREETRKLRIKDSVYISGTIYTARDSAHQRMIQEGSPVILDGAVIFHAGPIIRRHDDDYEMVAVGPTTSTRMNPYQAEILDKGALAVIGKGGMDDGTSEALKRNGAVFLAAVGGCAALYVSSVNKVKGVHWLDLGVPEAIWELEVENFGPLIVAMDSTGANLYEETRKK, from the coding sequence ATGATATTCAATCTCAAAACACCCTTAAATAGAGAAGAAACTCGGAAATTAAGAATTAAAGACTCAGTTTATATATCCGGAACCATTTACACGGCTAGAGACAGTGCTCACCAGCGCATGATCCAGGAGGGATCACCAGTCATCCTGGATGGGGCGGTTATATTCCATGCTGGACCCATAATAAGACGGCATGATGATGATTATGAGATGGTGGCAGTGGGCCCAACCACCAGCACCCGAATGAATCCTTATCAGGCAGAAATTCTGGACAAAGGTGCACTGGCTGTAATTGGAAAAGGGGGCATGGATGATGGAACTTCTGAAGCACTAAAACGAAATGGAGCTGTTTTCCTGGCGGCAGTTGGAGGCTGTGCTGCTTTGTATGTTAGTTCAGTGAACAAAGTTAAAGGAGTGCATTGGCTGGATCTGGGTGTGCCTGAAGCTATCTGGGAACTGGAAGTTGAAAACTTTGGCCCGTTGATAGTTGCAATGGACTCCACCGGAGCAAATTTGTACGAAGAAACACGCAAAAAATGA